In Leptolyngbya sp. SIO1E4, one DNA window encodes the following:
- a CDS encoding DUF1257 domain-containing protein, translating into MSHFSTLRTKVADAEILKQSLCDLGISVKTEADVRGYNGQRVRADIVAVLEGEYDLGWSRNADGSFDLIADLWGVAKKHNQTELINSINQKYAVNKTLAEVKRPGLQNANVKLVLQ; encoded by the coding sequence ATGTCTCACTTCAGCACTCTGCGCACGAAAGTGGCCGACGCTGAGATTCTTAAGCAGTCTCTGTGTGACCTGGGCATCTCGGTAAAGACCGAGGCTGATGTCCGGGGTTATAACGGTCAGCGTGTTCGTGCCGACATTGTGGCTGTTTTGGAAGGCGAATATGATCTGGGCTGGTCTCGCAATGCCGATGGCAGCTTTGATCTGATTGCTGACCTTTGGGGTGTCGCTAAGAAGCACAACCAGACTGAATTGATCAACTCTATCAACCAGAAGTACGCAGTTAACAAGACCTTAGCGGAAGTTAAGCGTCCTGGCCTACAGAACGCTAACGTGAAGCTGGTGCTTCAGTAA